Proteins encoded in a region of the uncultured Paludibaculum sp. genome:
- the rpoC gene encoding DNA-directed RNA polymerase subunit beta', which produces MYRSSPYDRANLIADFDSIRISLASPEKIRSWSHGEVTKPETINYRTFKPERDGLFCARIFGPIADWECLCGKYKRMKHRGVICDKCGVEVTLSRVRRERLGHIELASPCSHVWFFKGLPSRIGYLLDITLRDLERVLYFEAFVVVDPGEVPGLGKAEVLTDERKRQLEAEHPGKFVAMMGAEGIKELLKKVDVESLSIEIRERMKTEASQQKKLKYAKRLRVTESFRKSGNKPEWMILDVIPVIPPELRPLVPLDGGRFATSDLNDLYRRVINRNNRLKKLIELHAPDVIVRNEKRMLQEAVDALFDNGRRGRVLRGANNRPLKSLSDALKGKQGRFRQNLLGKRVDYSGRSVIVVGPELKLHQAGLPKKMALELFKPFIYHRLELRGHCTTIKQAKELVEQQDPVVWDILEEVIKEHPILLNRAPTLHRLGIQAFEPVLVDGKALKIHPLVCTAFNADFDGDQMAVHIPLSPEAQIEASTLMLSANNILSPAHGAPIAVPTQDMVLGLYYLTKVRKGSRGEGKKFASVEDVLIAYEMGEVETQTPITLRYTGKVIDLATAYDSQDVMHTEPVEYAKTDMETTVGRVVLNDVLPNEMPFINGLLKKKGLTQMVHYCYLKFGLKVTVHMLDDVKDLGFLSATRAGISIGIDDMVVPASKPTLVSEAERAVVEVQSQYQEGAITHGERYNKIIEIWNKVTDRVSEEMFKTMETDDKTGRYLNPIYIMADSGARGSKQQIRQLSGMRGLMAKPNGEIIETPITANFREGLNVLQYFISTHGARKGLADTALKTADSGYLTRRLCDVAQDVIVTERDCGTMDGIFVEPIVESGEIIEPLRDRIVGRVALEDQLDYEGKVIVKANEDITEEIAQAIQDAGIDRVKIRSVLTCESKRGVCELCYARNLATGRIVERGEAVGIISAQSIGEPGTQLTMRTFHIGGAASSGVAQNKQEARYDGFAKYIGVKTVKNAQGEIIAMNRTGLVATYDEKGRERERYQVVYGAKILVEEGSPIKANQTILEWDPYAFSILTEISGTVVFKDITENVTYHEQVDEVTGLSQWVIIDSPDEKRLPTVIIHPDGGGKHDERRYLMPTHAHLSVRAGDRVHAGDVLAKIPRATTKTKDITGGLPRVVELFEARKPRETAVMSEINGVVRIGDVVKGFRKVAIVGDDKTEKEYSIPRGVHINVQDGERVKAGDPLMDGPRNPHDILKVLGEKELQKYLVNEIQEVYRLQGVNINDKHLEVIVRQMMRWVKIEDIGDTEFLPEEIVDKFKFKEENDRVREAGGRPAQGAPVLLGITKASLSTDSFISAASFQETTRVLTEAAINGKVDYLRGLKENVIMGRLIPAGTGMDYYRRVKIAGEDVVDEPVQEADALMADSFAVYDDETKGSYIGGSEPIDLNIDEPLGDAE; this is translated from the coding sequence ATGTACAGATCATCCCCGTACGATCGAGCGAACCTGATCGCGGATTTTGATTCCATCCGCATCAGCCTGGCCTCGCCGGAAAAGATCCGGAGCTGGTCCCACGGTGAAGTGACCAAGCCGGAGACCATCAATTACAGGACGTTCAAGCCTGAGCGCGACGGCCTGTTTTGCGCCCGCATTTTTGGACCAATTGCCGACTGGGAGTGCTTGTGCGGCAAATACAAGCGCATGAAGCACCGCGGCGTCATCTGCGACAAGTGCGGCGTTGAAGTCACACTGTCGCGCGTCCGCCGCGAACGCCTGGGCCACATCGAGCTGGCCAGCCCGTGCTCGCACGTCTGGTTCTTCAAGGGCCTGCCGTCGCGCATCGGCTACCTGCTGGACATCACCCTGCGCGACCTGGAACGTGTTCTCTACTTTGAAGCGTTCGTCGTCGTGGATCCGGGCGAAGTGCCCGGCCTCGGCAAGGCCGAAGTCCTCACGGACGAACGCAAGCGGCAGCTCGAAGCCGAGCACCCCGGCAAGTTTGTCGCCATGATGGGCGCCGAGGGTATCAAGGAACTGCTCAAGAAGGTCGACGTCGAGAGCCTTTCCATCGAGATCCGCGAACGGATGAAGACCGAGGCGTCGCAGCAGAAGAAGCTGAAGTACGCCAAGCGTCTGCGTGTCACTGAGAGCTTCCGCAAGTCCGGCAACAAGCCGGAGTGGATGATTCTCGATGTCATCCCCGTGATTCCGCCGGAACTGCGCCCGCTGGTTCCGCTGGACGGCGGCCGCTTTGCGACCTCCGATCTCAACGACCTCTACCGCCGTGTGATCAACCGCAACAACCGGTTGAAGAAGCTCATCGAGCTGCACGCGCCCGACGTCATCGTGCGCAACGAAAAGCGCATGCTGCAGGAGGCGGTGGATGCCCTGTTCGACAACGGCCGCCGTGGCCGTGTTCTGCGCGGCGCCAACAACCGCCCGCTGAAGTCGCTCTCGGATGCCTTGAAGGGCAAGCAGGGCCGCTTCCGCCAGAACCTGTTGGGCAAGCGCGTCGACTACTCCGGCCGTTCGGTGATCGTCGTCGGTCCTGAACTGAAGCTGCACCAGGCCGGCCTGCCGAAGAAGATGGCGCTTGAACTCTTCAAGCCGTTCATCTATCACCGGCTGGAACTGCGCGGTCACTGCACCACGATCAAGCAGGCCAAGGAATTGGTCGAACAGCAGGATCCGGTGGTGTGGGACATCCTCGAGGAAGTGATCAAGGAGCATCCGATCCTCCTCAACCGCGCTCCCACGCTGCATCGTCTGGGCATTCAGGCTTTCGAGCCCGTGCTCGTCGACGGCAAGGCCCTCAAGATCCACCCGCTGGTGTGTACCGCCTTCAACGCCGATTTCGACGGCGACCAGATGGCCGTACACATCCCGCTCTCGCCCGAGGCGCAGATTGAGGCCTCAACGCTGATGTTGAGCGCCAACAATATTCTGTCGCCGGCGCACGGCGCGCCCATCGCGGTGCCGACGCAGGACATGGTGCTGGGTCTTTACTACCTCACCAAGGTCCGCAAGGGTTCCCGTGGTGAAGGCAAGAAGTTCGCCTCAGTGGAAGACGTTCTCATCGCCTACGAAATGGGCGAAGTGGAGACGCAGACCCCCATCACGCTGCGCTACACGGGCAAGGTCATCGATCTGGCGACCGCCTATGACAGCCAGGACGTGATGCATACTGAGCCGGTTGAGTACGCCAAGACCGACATGGAAACAACGGTCGGCCGCGTGGTGCTCAACGACGTGCTGCCCAATGAGATGCCCTTCATCAACGGTCTGTTGAAGAAGAAGGGTCTCACGCAGATGGTGCATTACTGTTACCTGAAGTTCGGCCTTAAGGTGACGGTCCACATGCTGGACGACGTGAAGGACCTGGGTTTCCTGTCCGCCACGCGCGCCGGCATCTCCATCGGCATCGACGACATGGTTGTGCCTGCTTCGAAGCCTACCCTGGTGAGCGAGGCCGAGCGTGCCGTAGTCGAAGTGCAGAGCCAGTATCAGGAAGGCGCCATCACGCACGGCGAGCGCTACAACAAGATCATCGAAATCTGGAACAAAGTGACCGACCGCGTTTCGGAAGAGATGTTCAAGACCATGGAGACCGATGATAAGACGGGCCGCTATCTGAACCCGATCTACATCATGGCCGACTCCGGCGCGCGCGGTTCGAAACAGCAGATCCGCCAGTTGTCAGGTATGCGCGGTTTGATGGCCAAGCCGAACGGCGAAATCATCGAAACCCCCATCACGGCCAACTTCCGCGAAGGCCTGAACGTGTTGCAGTACTTCATCTCAACGCACGGCGCCCGTAAGGGCTTGGCCGACACGGCGTTGAAGACGGCTGACTCGGGTTACCTGACCCGCCGCCTCTGCGACGTGGCGCAGGACGTCATCGTGACGGAGCGCGATTGCGGCACGATGGACGGCATCTTCGTCGAGCCTATCGTCGAATCGGGCGAAATCATCGAGCCGTTGCGCGACCGCATCGTCGGCCGCGTGGCGCTGGAAGATCAGCTCGATTACGAAGGCAAGGTGATCGTCAAGGCGAACGAGGACATCACGGAAGAGATCGCGCAGGCCATTCAGGATGCCGGTATCGACCGTGTGAAGATCCGTTCGGTATTGACCTGCGAATCGAAGCGCGGTGTCTGCGAACTCTGCTACGCTCGCAACCTAGCCACGGGCCGCATCGTCGAGCGCGGCGAGGCGGTGGGTATCATCTCCGCCCAGTCGATCGGCGAGCCTGGCACGCAGCTCACGATGCGTACGTTCCACATCGGCGGCGCGGCGTCGTCGGGCGTGGCGCAGAACAAGCAGGAAGCGCGTTATGACGGCTTCGCCAAGTACATTGGCGTCAAGACCGTTAAGAACGCCCAGGGCGAAATCATCGCCATGAACCGCACCGGCCTGGTCGCCACCTATGACGAAAAGGGCCGCGAGCGCGAACGTTACCAGGTGGTGTACGGCGCCAAGATTCTGGTTGAGGAAGGCTCGCCCATCAAGGCGAACCAGACCATCCTCGAATGGGATCCGTACGCCTTCTCCATCCTGACGGAAATCTCGGGCACGGTGGTCTTCAAGGACATCACCGAGAATGTCACCTACCATGAGCAGGTGGACGAGGTGACCGGCCTATCGCAGTGGGTCATCATCGACTCGCCCGACGAGAAGCGCCTGCCTACCGTCATCATCCATCCCGATGGCGGCGGCAAGCATGACGAGCGCCGCTACCTCATGCCCACTCACGCGCACCTGAGTGTCCGTGCGGGCGACCGGGTCCACGCCGGCGACGTGCTGGCCAAGATCCCGCGCGCCACGACGAAGACCAAGGACATCACCGGCGGTCTGCCGCGCGTCGTCGAACTGTTCGAAGCGCGCAAGCCGCGGGAAACCGCCGTCATGAGCGAAATCAACGGCGTGGTCCGCATCGGCGATGTCGTCAAGGGCTTCCGCAAGGTAGCCATTGTCGGCGACGACAAGACGGAGAAGGAATACTCCATCCCGCGCGGTGTTCACATCAACGTGCAGGACGGCGAACGTGTGAAGGCCGGCGATCCGCTGATGGACGGTCCTCGCAATCCGCACGACATCCTGAAGGTCCTCGGTGAAAAGGAACTGCAAAAGTACCTGGTCAACGAAATTCAGGAAGTCTACCGGTTGCAGGGTGTGAACATCAACGACAAGCACCTGGAAGTCATCGTCCGCCAGATGATGCGCTGGGTGAAGATCGAGGACATCGGCGACACCGAATTCCTGCCTGAGGAGATCGTCGACAAGTTCAAGTTCAAGGAAGAGAACGACCGCGTGCGCGAAGCAGGCGGCCGCCCGGCTCAGGGCGCGCCCGTACTGCTCGGCATCACCAAGGCGTCGCTGTCCACCGACAGCTTCATCTCGGCCGCCTCGTTCCAGGAGACCACGCGCGTACTCACTGAAGCCGCCATCAACGGCAAGGTGGACTACCTGCGCGGCCTGAAGGAAAACGTCATCATGGGCCGCCTCATCCCGGCCGGCACCGGCATGGATTACTATCGCCGCGTGAAGATCGCCGGAGAGGATGTGGTGGACGAACCGGTGCAGGAAGCTGACGCTCTCATGGCCGACTCCTTCGCCGTCTACGACGACGAGACCAAGGGCAGCTATATTGGCGGCAGCGAGCCGATCGATCTGAATATCGACGAGCCGCTGGGCGACGCCGAGTAG
- a CDS encoding YbaK/EbsC family protein: MKTLDRLTALLEMREIFYRHDRHPLTYTARETARADHLPPRTFAKVVVVHSEDGYAMTVLPADRVVDLEELRNALGSQHLRLATERELQELFHDCELGAMPPFGNGILYEIPVWVDGLLMSEETLCFNAGTHRDVIQMNTEDWEDLVHPSVMAFAHAAG, translated from the coding sequence ATGAAGACACTCGACCGTCTGACAGCACTTCTCGAAATGCGTGAGATCTTCTACCGGCACGACCGTCATCCGCTCACCTACACAGCTCGGGAAACCGCCCGGGCCGATCATCTGCCGCCTCGTACGTTCGCCAAGGTGGTTGTCGTCCACTCGGAGGACGGGTACGCGATGACCGTGTTGCCGGCGGACCGCGTCGTCGACCTGGAGGAACTCCGGAACGCCCTCGGCAGCCAGCACTTGCGCCTGGCGACCGAGCGGGAGCTCCAGGAGTTGTTCCACGACTGCGAACTGGGCGCCATGCCACCATTTGGCAATGGCATCCTGTATGAGATACCGGTCTGGGTGGACGGATTGCTGATGTCGGAAGAGACCCTCTGCTTCAACGCGGGCACTCATCGCGACGTGATCCAGATGAACACCGAGGACTGGGAAGACCTGGTGCATCCGTCCGTCATGGCGTTCGCTCACGCGGCCGGGTAG
- a CDS encoding sigma-70 family RNA polymerase sigma factor yields the protein MIQPDVTQMLVEWSNGDRGALNRLMPLVYEELRAVARHHILHESAGHTLSGTALVHEAYLRMVNQERVQWKDRAHFFAVAARMIRNILVDHARGRRTEKRGGSLQKMVLDEAAGLPTSREVDLVALDDALNALADLDTQQAQVVELRFFTGLTIPETAEALGVSVSTVQRHWVTAKAWLFDQMNGSGGDAR from the coding sequence ATGATACAACCGGACGTCACTCAGATGCTCGTCGAATGGAGCAATGGGGACCGTGGTGCACTCAACCGCCTGATGCCGCTGGTCTATGAGGAGTTGCGCGCCGTCGCCCGGCATCACATACTCCACGAATCGGCAGGCCACACCCTCTCCGGCACGGCTCTTGTTCACGAAGCATACCTGCGCATGGTGAACCAGGAGCGGGTCCAGTGGAAGGACCGTGCGCACTTCTTCGCGGTGGCCGCCCGGATGATCCGCAACATCCTGGTGGATCACGCGCGGGGGCGGCGCACGGAAAAGCGAGGCGGATCCCTGCAGAAAATGGTGTTGGATGAGGCGGCAGGGCTCCCGACGAGTCGCGAAGTCGATCTGGTGGCCTTGGACGATGCGCTGAATGCTCTAGCGGACCTGGACACCCAGCAGGCCCAGGTGGTGGAACTGCGTTTCTTCACGGGGTTGACCATTCCCGAAACAGCCGAGGCTCTGGGCGTTTCTGTTTCCACCGTGCAGCGTCACTGGGTCACGGCCAAGGCCTGGCTCTTCGACCAGATGAATGGGTCCGGAGGAGACGCGCGGTGA
- a CDS encoding DinB family protein, with protein sequence MSDIWTVRPGAGEHAPYFGRYIDLVPDGDLLERLRGQVVSTVQLLAPLREEQANYRYAEGKWSVKEVLGHMIDTERIFSYRVLRIARNDATPLPGFEQDDYVKYGPHARQPWPELVEEFQVVRSATLCLLRGLDGEALSRTGTASDHPASARALAWMTAGHELAHMAVFHERYSAVLV encoded by the coding sequence ATGAGCGACATCTGGACTGTCAGGCCTGGCGCGGGTGAGCACGCGCCCTATTTCGGCCGCTACATCGACCTGGTCCCGGACGGAGATCTCCTGGAGAGACTGCGCGGGCAGGTCGTCAGCACCGTTCAACTGCTCGCGCCGTTGCGCGAGGAACAGGCAAACTACCGCTACGCCGAGGGCAAGTGGAGTGTGAAGGAAGTCCTCGGCCACATGATCGATACCGAGCGGATCTTCTCCTATCGTGTGCTGCGGATCGCGCGCAACGACGCCACGCCGCTGCCTGGGTTCGAACAGGATGACTATGTGAAATACGGCCCACACGCGCGGCAGCCGTGGCCGGAACTGGTGGAGGAGTTCCAGGTGGTGCGCAGCGCGACGCTGTGCCTGCTGCGCGGCCTGGATGGAGAAGCTCTGTCGCGAACGGGCACGGCCAGCGACCATCCCGCCAGTGCCAGAGCGCTGGCCTGGATGACGGCCGGCCACGAGTTGGCGCACATGGCCGTGTTCCACGAACGCTATTCGGCCGTGCTGGTCTAG
- a CDS encoding CocE/NonD family hydrolase, with protein sequence MRLPYPLDMQPSRFSLLPLALLGLLSVAPPVAAQQAAPPGGNDVPKQFQAPTASDDYVRREVMIPMRDGVKLFTSIVIPKGAHDAPILFTRTPYNAFGRTRRNQSPHMLSTLPQGDEVFVQAGYIRVFQDVRGKHKSEGDYVMTRPVRGPLNSTATDHVTDAYDAIDWLVKNVPESNGRVGMLGSSYEGFTVVMALLGPHPALKVAAPESPMVDGWMGDDWFHYGAFRQTNYDYTAGQTAQRGGGEAIARGAYDDYQEFLRAGSSGAYARAHGLDQLPWVQKMTEHPAYDEFWQGQALDRLVAERPSSVPTMWIQGLWDQEDMWGAIHCYLSLKAKGQADHNYLVMGPWRHSQVNYDAYNLGPLKWEGDTALQFRRDVLLPFFNQYLRPGAPKADTPPVFIYNTGENHWDRLKSWPLACESGCSAPMKPLYLQADSGLSFDKPAQSSGASDTYVSDPAKPIPYITRPVRFADSDRWRQWLVADQRFVADRPDVLVYETNALSEPTRISGAPVADLYAATTGTDADWVVKLIDVYPDEVPSQPEMGGYQLAVSMDIFRGRYRESFERPSPIPAGKTERYRFVLPTTNHVFLPGHRIMVQIQSSWFPLYDRNPQTYVANIFMAQPSDYVKATQTIFRGSTSASAVWLPLVP encoded by the coding sequence ATGCGTCTCCCTTACCCGCTGGACATGCAACCTTCTCGCTTCTCCCTGCTGCCGCTGGCGCTCCTCGGCCTACTCTCCGTGGCGCCGCCAGTTGCCGCGCAGCAGGCCGCTCCGCCCGGCGGGAACGATGTCCCCAAACAGTTCCAGGCGCCCACGGCAAGTGACGACTACGTCCGCCGTGAAGTGATGATCCCCATGCGGGACGGTGTGAAGCTCTTCACTTCCATCGTCATCCCCAAGGGTGCGCATGATGCCCCCATCCTCTTTACCCGGACGCCCTATAACGCCTTCGGCCGCACCCGGCGCAACCAGAGCCCACATATGCTTTCCACTTTGCCGCAGGGTGACGAGGTCTTCGTGCAGGCGGGCTATATCCGCGTATTCCAGGACGTGCGAGGCAAGCACAAGTCGGAAGGTGACTACGTAATGACCCGGCCCGTGCGCGGCCCCCTGAACTCGACTGCCACCGATCACGTCACCGACGCCTACGACGCCATAGACTGGCTGGTGAAGAATGTGCCCGAGTCCAATGGCCGTGTCGGTATGCTCGGCTCCTCCTATGAGGGCTTCACGGTGGTGATGGCCCTGCTCGGACCGCATCCCGCCCTGAAGGTGGCCGCGCCCGAAAGCCCGATGGTCGACGGCTGGATGGGCGACGACTGGTTCCACTACGGAGCCTTCCGCCAGACCAACTACGACTACACGGCCGGTCAGACCGCCCAACGCGGCGGCGGCGAAGCGATCGCTCGCGGCGCCTACGACGACTACCAGGAGTTCCTGCGCGCCGGTTCCTCCGGAGCTTATGCCCGCGCTCATGGTCTCGACCAGTTGCCCTGGGTCCAGAAAATGACCGAGCATCCCGCCTACGACGAATTCTGGCAGGGCCAGGCGTTGGACCGACTTGTGGCGGAGCGGCCCTCCAGCGTCCCCACCATGTGGATCCAGGGCCTTTGGGATCAGGAGGACATGTGGGGCGCCATCCACTGCTATCTTTCACTGAAGGCCAAAGGGCAGGCGGATCACAACTACCTGGTGATGGGCCCGTGGCGTCACAGCCAGGTGAACTACGACGCCTACAATCTCGGACCGCTCAAGTGGGAAGGGGATACCGCGCTACAGTTTCGCCGTGACGTCCTGCTGCCCTTCTTCAATCAGTACCTGAGGCCCGGCGCGCCCAAGGCCGACACTCCGCCGGTCTTCATCTACAACACTGGGGAGAACCATTGGGACCGCCTGAAGAGCTGGCCGCTGGCGTGTGAGTCCGGCTGCTCCGCGCCCATGAAGCCGCTCTATCTGCAAGCGGATTCCGGCCTGAGTTTCGACAAACCCGCACAGTCAAGCGGTGCGTCCGACACCTACGTCTCCGACCCCGCTAAGCCGATCCCGTACATCACGCGTCCGGTGCGCTTCGCCGATTCCGACCGCTGGAGGCAGTGGCTCGTCGCCGACCAACGTTTCGTGGCCGACCGGCCCGACGTGCTTGTCTACGAGACCAACGCCCTCAGCGAACCTACGCGAATCAGCGGAGCCCCCGTGGCCGATCTCTATGCCGCCACTACCGGCACCGACGCGGATTGGGTGGTGAAGCTGATCGACGTGTATCCCGACGAGGTGCCCAGTCAGCCCGAGATGGGCGGATATCAACTTGCCGTCTCGATGGACATCTTCCGGGGCCGTTATCGTGAGAGCTTCGAGCGTCCATCGCCGATTCCAGCCGGCAAGACGGAGCGCTACCGCTTCGTCCTGCCCACTACCAACCACGTATTCCTGCCGGGTCACCGGATCATGGTGCAGATCCAGTCGAGCTGGTTCCCACTTTACGACCGTAACCCGCAGACCTACGTTGCCAATATATTCATGGCCCAGCCTTCTGACTATGTGAAGGCAACGCAGACGATCTTCCGAGGCAGCACGAGCGCCAGCGCAGTCTGGCTGCCACTGGTCCCTTAA
- a CDS encoding serine/threonine-protein kinase: protein MTAERWRRVREILHVAMPLAQEQRAQCVEESCAGDGELRADVERMLAAMEAAGDFLEPAVQEPLLRRDSKVGPYVILDDAVRGGMGLVYKAVREDDYRQLVALKMVRPEIETGVLLARFRQERQVLALLNHPNIAHLLDGGTTADGRPYLVMEWVDGTPITEYCTGQHLPLRSRLKLFLIVCQAVAHAHGNLVVHRDLKPSNILITPEGVPKLLDFGIAKLLSVEGDETGWGLTQAGTRALTPDYASPEQVRGDPPSTSSDVYSLGAVLYELLAGAKPHRFTARTAAEMERVVCTEDVVRPSTAAGEPDIPHGNYVETWTTLFSRRWRRTG from the coding sequence GTGACTGCTGAACGCTGGCGGCGCGTTCGTGAAATCCTCCACGTAGCCATGCCATTGGCACAGGAACAGCGCGCGCAGTGTGTGGAAGAGAGCTGTGCGGGCGACGGCGAACTGCGTGCCGACGTGGAGAGAATGCTGGCCGCCATGGAGGCCGCTGGTGACTTTCTGGAGCCGGCCGTTCAGGAGCCGCTGCTGCGGCGCGACTCGAAGGTCGGCCCGTACGTCATCCTCGATGACGCGGTTCGTGGCGGCATGGGGCTTGTCTACAAGGCCGTTCGTGAGGACGACTACCGGCAGTTGGTCGCCCTGAAGATGGTGCGGCCCGAGATCGAAACAGGTGTGTTGCTGGCACGCTTCCGGCAGGAGCGGCAGGTGCTGGCCCTGCTGAACCACCCCAACATCGCTCATCTGCTGGACGGAGGCACGACCGCCGACGGACGGCCATACCTCGTGATGGAGTGGGTGGATGGCACACCGATCACGGAGTATTGTACCGGGCAGCATCTGCCGCTCCGGTCCCGGCTCAAGTTGTTTCTCATCGTCTGCCAGGCCGTCGCGCACGCCCATGGCAATCTCGTGGTCCACCGCGACCTCAAGCCCTCGAACATCCTGATCACGCCCGAAGGCGTACCGAAGCTCCTCGATTTTGGAATTGCGAAGCTACTCTCGGTAGAGGGTGACGAGACTGGATGGGGTCTGACGCAAGCGGGAACCCGGGCCCTCACCCCGGACTACGCCAGCCCGGAACAGGTGCGCGGCGACCCGCCTTCGACCTCCTCGGACGTCTATTCGCTGGGTGCGGTGCTGTACGAGCTTCTCGCCGGCGCCAAGCCCCATCGCTTCACGGCGCGCACGGCCGCCGAGATGGAACGCGTCGTCTGCACGGAGGACGTCGTGCGCCCCAGCACCGCTGCTGGCGAACCGGACATACCGCACGGCAACTACGTGGAGACCTGGACAACATTGTTCTCAAGGCGCTGGAGAAGGACAGGCTGA
- a CDS encoding serine hydrolase domain-containing protein codes for MVFRIGLVFALASYSLLGQVPASRIPALERIAVNGMERGHIPALSISIQSGDRPDYASAWGFSDLENFVPATPRTIFRLASLSKPFTAVAALKLVEAGKLDLDAEIQNYLPSFPRKQWPVTMRELLSHLSGIRAYEGDEISITRHYGDVIGGLEIFEKDPLLHEPGTKYFYSTYGFNVAGAVVQAISGMPFAAFVEENILRPSGAVTMRPDSVFDIIPNRARGYYLPADGKLQNCGLADTGYKLPGGGWVAAATDITQFARALMDEKLLNPETMHMMWSSNKLKDGSTNSYGLGWNNERHNGLRLATHSGGQQGTSTFLILCPERKISVVVLANLESAPVREIALELFDEMVGSSK; via the coding sequence ATGGTTTTTCGGATTGGCCTTGTCTTCGCCTTGGCTTCGTATTCGCTCCTGGGCCAGGTACCCGCCTCCAGAATCCCCGCACTGGAAAGGATCGCGGTCAATGGCATGGAGCGGGGCCACATTCCCGCGCTGTCGATCTCGATCCAATCCGGCGATAGGCCGGACTACGCGTCTGCCTGGGGTTTCAGCGATCTGGAGAACTTCGTGCCGGCCACTCCGCGCACCATCTTTCGTCTGGCCTCCCTCTCAAAACCCTTCACCGCCGTCGCCGCCCTCAAGCTGGTGGAAGCCGGGAAACTGGATTTGGACGCCGAGATCCAGAACTACTTGCCCTCTTTTCCCAGGAAACAGTGGCCCGTCACGATGCGTGAACTCCTGTCGCATCTCAGCGGGATCCGCGCGTACGAGGGCGATGAAATAAGCATCACCCGGCACTATGGGGATGTTATCGGTGGCTTGGAGATCTTCGAGAAAGATCCCCTGCTGCATGAGCCCGGGACGAAGTATTTCTATTCCACCTACGGCTTTAATGTGGCTGGGGCGGTCGTTCAGGCAATCTCCGGCATGCCCTTTGCGGCCTTTGTGGAAGAGAACATTCTCCGGCCGTCGGGCGCGGTCACCATGCGTCCGGACAGCGTGTTCGACATTATCCCCAACCGCGCTCGCGGCTACTATCTGCCGGCCGATGGGAAGCTTCAAAACTGCGGGCTAGCCGACACGGGCTACAAGCTGCCGGGTGGAGGCTGGGTAGCGGCCGCCACCGATATTACCCAGTTCGCCCGGGCGCTGATGGACGAAAAACTGTTAAACCCCGAAACCATGCATATGATGTGGAGCTCTAATAAACTAAAGGATGGTTCGACCAATAGCTATGGGCTCGGGTGGAACAATGAGCGCCACAACGGCCTGCGCCTCGCCACCCATAGCGGAGGCCAGCAAGGTACGAGCACCTTCCTCATATTGTGCCCTGAAAGGAAGATCTCAGTCGTAGTTCTGGCGAATCTGGAAAGTGCGCCGGTCCGGGAAATCGCACTGGAACTGTTCGACGAGATGGTTGGATCCTCAAAGTGA